One stretch of Sebastes umbrosus isolate fSebUmb1 chromosome 5, fSebUmb1.pri, whole genome shotgun sequence DNA includes these proteins:
- the acot11b gene encoding acyl-coenzyme A thioesterase 11b produces MTSEGKHADAMQDPLFILESEEAYRNPTEVKMSQIVLPCHANHCGELSVGQLLKWMDSTACLSAERHAGCSCITASVDDIHFEHTIGVGKVVNIIAKVNRAFTSSMEVGILVNCEDLYNGKQWKVCHAFATFVARRTEAGKVQLKQALPRTQMEQMEYSLAAERRRMRLIHAEIITDLLSSSTAQLGECQEYKGAVPAERTRVESVELVLPPHANHQVSTFGGQIMAWMENVATIAASRLCNAHPTLRSIDMFHFRGPSHIGDRLVLKAIVNNSFKHSMEVGVCAEAYKGGEPLRHINSAFMTFEVLDSDMKQCTLPRIRPEPVDGKRRYQEAIARKKIRLDRKYIIHCKQTEVPVSVPWDPSNQMYLSYNNVSALKLMDTRNNWVLTSEKNKVRLYTLEENHMLCFKVEMHVSVPAEQTFHLLSDLRRRQEWDHHYEECDLINQADEEDTLYRVATPSVTKGGKGLDFILLASRRKPCDSRDPYLIALRSVTLPTHPPTDDFTRGEVLCAGFTIWEESSAITKITYYNQATPGVLPYISTDIAGLSSSFSSTFSACSHFLEANKDSLAALPPSAL; encoded by the exons ATGACGTCAGAAGGGAAACATGCAGACGCCATGCAGGACCCTCTGTTCATTCTGGAAAGCGAGGAAGCGTACAGAAATCCCACCGAAGTGAAGATGAGTCAGATTGTGCTGCCGTGCCACGCCAATCACTGTGGAGAGCTGAGTGTCGGACAGTTGCTGAAGTGGATGGACTCCACGGCCTGCTTGTCTG CTGAGAGACATGCAGGTTGTTCCTGTATCACTGCGTCTGTGGACGACATCCATTTTGAACACACCATTGG GGTGGGAAAGGTAGTCAACATCATAGCAAAGGTCAACAGAGCCTTCACGTCCAGTATGGAG gTGGGTATCTTGGTGAATTGTGAGGACCTTTACAATGGCAAGCAGTGGAAGGTTTGCCATGCCTTCGCTACCTTTGTCGCCAGACGAACTGAAGCTGGGAAG GTACAGCTGAAGCAGGCGCTTCCTCGCACACAAATGGAGCAGATGGAGTACAGCCTGGCGGCAGAGCGCAGGAGGATGAGGCTCATCCACGCTGAGATCATTACAGACCTACTGAGCAGCAGCACAGCTCAGCTGG GAGAATGCCAGGAGTACAAGGGCGCCGTGCCGGCTGAGCGGACACGAGTGGAGAGTGTGGAGCTGGTGCTACCGCCGCACGCCAACCACCAAGTCAGCACCTTCGGGGGCCAGATCATGGCCTGGATGGAGAACGTGGCTACAATTGCAGCAAG TCGCTTGTGTAACGCTCACCCGACCCTGAGGAGCATAGACATGTTCCATTTCCGTGGCCCGTCTCACATCGGTGACCGACTTGTGCTGAAAGCCATCGTTAACAACTCCTTCAAGCACAG CATGGAGGTGGGAGTGTGTGCTGAGGCCTACAAGGGTGGAGAACCTCTGCGCCATATAAATAGTGCTTTCATGACCTTTGAGGTGCTGGACAGTGACATGAAGCAGTGCACGCTACCACGGATACGACCTGAGCCTGTG GATGGGAAACGAAGATATCAAGAAGCTATTGCCAGAAAGAAGATTCGCCTTGATAG GAAATACATTATCCACTGCAAGCAAACGGAGGTGCCCGTCTCTGTGCCCTGGGATCCGAGTAACCAG ATGTACCTGAGCTACAATAATGTATCGGCCCTGAAACTAATGGATACCAGAAACAACTGGGTATTAACTTCTGAGAAAAACAAG GTCAGACTGTACACGCTGGAGGAAAACCACATGCTGTGTTTCAAGGTGGAGATGCACGTCAGCGTACCGGCGGAGCAGACCTTCCACCTCCTGTCAGACctgaggaggaggcaggagtGGGACCACCACTATGA GGAGTGTGACCTGATCAACCAAGCAGATGAGGAAGACACCCTTTATCGCGTGGCCACACCGTCTGTCACTAAAGGAGGCAAAGGTCTGGACTTTATCTTGCTGGCATCCAGGAGGAAGCCATGTGACTCCAG AGACCCGTATCTGATCGCTCTGCGTTCTGTCACTTTGCCCACTCACCCTCCCACCGATGACTTCACCAGAGGAGAGGTGCTCTGTGCTGGCTTCACAATCTGGGAAGAGTCCAGCGCCATCACCAAG aTCACCTACTACAACCAGGCCACGCCGGGTGTCCTCCCCTACATCTCCACAGACATCGCCGGCCTCTCCTCCAGTTTTTCCAGCACCTTTTCTGCCTGTAGTCACTTCCTGGAGGCCAACAAGGACAGCCTGGCTGCTCTGCCGCCCTCTGCACTGTGA